From Spirosoma aerolatum, one genomic window encodes:
- a CDS encoding TetR/AcrR family transcriptional regulator: protein MKNELSKAERTRQFIIETTAGIFNTKGYAGTSLSDLTEATGLTKGSIYGNFGSKEDVALACFDYNLSKINQVIQQRLAQETTFYQKLLVYAQIYHKYSGMPFPEGGCPILNTAIDADDTNNLLKDKAAKAIEAWKKRLVDLIRGGIDAGEFKPDIATEQTALSMIALIEGGIMIAKATNNPSSLAKVLKTVELLVDQLKS from the coding sequence ATGAAAAATGAATTGTCAAAAGCGGAACGAACCCGGCAGTTTATTATCGAAACGACAGCCGGTATCTTCAATACAAAAGGATATGCGGGAACATCGCTGTCGGATCTGACCGAAGCGACCGGCCTGACGAAGGGCAGTATTTACGGTAACTTTGGGAGTAAAGAAGATGTTGCACTGGCCTGTTTTGATTATAACCTGTCTAAAATCAATCAGGTGATTCAGCAGCGGCTGGCTCAGGAAACGACGTTTTATCAGAAACTATTGGTCTATGCCCAAATCTACCATAAGTACTCTGGAATGCCCTTCCCTGAAGGAGGATGCCCTATTTTGAATACTGCCATCGATGCCGACGATACAAATAATCTGCTGAAAGATAAAGCTGCCAAGGCTATTGAAGCCTGGAAAAAACGTCTGGTTGATCTGATTCGGGGCGGTATTGACGCGGGGGAGTTTAAGCCAGATATAGCAACCGAACAAACGGCCCTGTCGATGATTGCTTTGATCGAAGGAGGTATTATGATTGCCAAGGCAACGAATAATCCGTCCAGCCTGGCGAAAGTCCTAAAAACCGTAGAGCTGCTCGTAGATCAATTAAAAAGTTAA
- a CDS encoding T9SS type A sorting domain-containing protein, which translates to MKPLKTSAYRLVSVSNGCKGSVSSTAAVVTVMPLLAIDEASLDGFVDVFPVPATTAVTARIRYPVLKGKASVGITDMNGQSLMQQEFKNDTSTLQLSTFPTGTYILQIQLDGRTFSKRILKQ; encoded by the coding sequence GTGAAGCCTTTAAAAACGTCAGCCTATCGACTGGTATCGGTCAGTAACGGGTGTAAGGGAAGTGTTTCATCAACTGCCGCTGTCGTAACGGTAATGCCGTTGCTGGCTATTGACGAGGCATCGCTGGATGGATTTGTCGACGTATTTCCGGTGCCTGCAACTACCGCTGTTACGGCTCGTATTCGGTATCCTGTTTTGAAAGGCAAGGCATCTGTAGGAATAACGGATATGAATGGGCAATCCCTGATGCAGCAGGAGTTTAAAAATGATACGTCGACACTCCAGCTCAGTACTTTTCCGACCGGCACCTATATTCTCCAGATTCAGCTAGATGGCCGTACATTCTCCAAACGAATTTTGAAACAGTGA
- a CDS encoding Hsp70 family protein translates to MASISCGIDFGTSNTSVAIAHNGTINLVPVEQTHVTIPSALFFQRVDNRPFYGRAAVRMFFDREDGRFMRSLKRVLGTSLMKQGTLVNGASMNFSIIISSFLRHIKAKADAEAGQEIEHVVMGRPVHFVDNDPDADTRAQAELQTIAQRIGFKHVEFQFEPIAAAFAHEVRIKGEKLAIVADLGGGTSDFTVIKLSDQYIHKPDRSSDILANTGVRIGGNDFDKELSLTAIMPEIGYRTTYGPKNLEVPLKPFYDLAEWSKVNFLYTPKTIMQVRQLLHQSHDKKRYRRLLQVLEDETGHSLLATAESAKIALSAQPIHTATFDFIEEDFFIPIKRERFEAAIQEDVDRIAASARQCLQEAGVRNDAIDLVILTGGSTEVHSVQVAFKQLFPNAAIADQNKLSSVGLGLAYDSQYKFGHNQ, encoded by the coding sequence ATGGCATCTATTTCCTGCGGCATTGATTTTGGCACATCGAACACAAGTGTAGCGATTGCCCACAACGGCACGATTAACCTTGTTCCTGTTGAGCAGACACACGTTACGATTCCCAGTGCATTGTTTTTTCAGCGCGTCGATAATCGGCCTTTCTACGGACGAGCGGCTGTCCGAATGTTCTTCGACCGGGAGGACGGTCGTTTCATGCGGAGTTTGAAGCGGGTGCTGGGCACATCCCTTATGAAACAGGGAACCCTGGTGAACGGAGCTTCCATGAATTTCTCCATCATCATCAGCTCATTTCTGCGGCATATAAAGGCCAAAGCGGATGCAGAAGCCGGGCAGGAAATCGAGCATGTCGTTATGGGGCGCCCGGTTCATTTTGTCGATAACGACCCGGATGCGGATACCCGCGCCCAGGCCGAATTACAGACTATAGCGCAGCGAATTGGGTTCAAACACGTTGAATTTCAGTTCGAGCCGATCGCAGCTGCTTTTGCGCATGAAGTTCGGATCAAGGGCGAAAAGCTGGCCATTGTGGCCGACTTAGGGGGTGGTACGTCTGATTTTACGGTTATCAAACTATCAGATCAATATATCCATAAACCAGATCGCTCGTCGGATATTCTGGCGAATACGGGCGTTCGGATCGGCGGTAACGACTTCGATAAAGAGCTTAGTCTAACAGCCATCATGCCCGAAATTGGGTATCGGACTACGTACGGGCCTAAAAATCTGGAAGTACCTCTAAAACCATTCTATGACCTGGCCGAGTGGAGTAAGGTCAACTTTTTGTATACCCCGAAAACCATCATGCAGGTTCGGCAATTACTTCATCAATCGCACGATAAAAAGCGATACCGAAGGCTGTTGCAGGTTCTCGAAGACGAAACCGGCCACTCGCTGCTGGCAACTGCCGAAAGTGCCAAAATTGCCCTATCGGCTCAACCCATTCATACAGCTACCTTCGATTTTATAGAAGAAGACTTTTTCATCCCGATCAAGCGAGAACGTTTTGAAGCGGCTATTCAGGAGGATGTCGACAGAATAGCCGCTTCGGCCCGGCAGTGTCTTCAGGAAGCCGGTGTTCGTAACGACGCCATCGATTTAGTGATCCTGACGGGAGGTTCCACCGAAGTTCATTCCGTACAGGTAGCGTTCAAACAGCTTTTTCCCAATGCCGCTATTGCCGATCAGAACAAACTCTCCAGCGTCGGGCTGGGCTTAGCCTACGATAGCCAGTATAAGTTTGGGCACAATCAATAA
- the fabF gene encoding beta-ketoacyl-ACP synthase II — MLHRVVITGLGALTPVGNDIPGLWQNVLAGRSGAAPITHFDASLFRTQFAAELKQYNASDYLSHADSKRTDRFTQYALIAADQAINDSGFELSQLDPFDVGVIWGNGQGGMDVFEEQVTEYVKGNGQPRFSPFFVPKLIANMASGMISIRNGFMGINYTTVSACATSNTAIMDAFNYIRLGKAKIIVTGGSEAPITPASFGGFSAIKAMSTRNDNPATASRPFDVERDGFVMGEGAGALVLEEYEHAVRRGATIYGEITGAAMTADAYHMTATHPEGLGAAKAMQLALAEAGLTIQDVDYLNPHATSTPVGDLSEIKAILRLAGTPPPTLHISATKSITGHLMGAAGAIEAIICLLSMRDNVIPPTINTTELDPAIPKDVSIVLGEARSARVNTTLSNAFGFGGHNATVIFQKV; from the coding sequence ATGTTACACCGAGTTGTTATTACCGGATTAGGTGCATTGACTCCCGTAGGCAACGACATTCCTGGTCTCTGGCAGAATGTTCTTGCTGGTCGCAGTGGAGCCGCACCGATCACCCATTTCGACGCTTCGTTATTCCGAACGCAATTTGCAGCTGAACTGAAACAATACAATGCCTCCGATTATTTAAGCCATGCCGACAGCAAACGAACTGACCGATTTACCCAATACGCCTTGATTGCTGCTGATCAGGCCATAAACGATTCCGGCTTTGAGCTATCTCAGCTAGACCCATTCGATGTAGGTGTTATTTGGGGAAATGGCCAGGGGGGTATGGATGTATTTGAAGAGCAGGTAACGGAATACGTCAAGGGCAACGGCCAGCCTCGCTTCAGCCCGTTTTTTGTACCGAAACTCATTGCTAATATGGCATCGGGCATGATCTCGATCCGCAATGGCTTTATGGGCATCAATTACACCACTGTTTCGGCCTGCGCCACCTCCAATACCGCCATTATGGATGCCTTCAACTACATCCGGCTGGGCAAAGCGAAAATCATCGTCACCGGCGGATCAGAAGCACCCATCACCCCGGCCTCGTTCGGAGGGTTCAGCGCCATAAAAGCCATGTCGACGCGTAACGACAACCCCGCTACAGCGTCTCGTCCGTTCGATGTGGAACGCGACGGCTTTGTGATGGGTGAAGGGGCAGGCGCTTTGGTACTGGAAGAGTACGAACATGCCGTCAGGCGGGGAGCTACAATATATGGTGAAATCACCGGAGCAGCCATGACGGCCGATGCCTATCACATGACGGCTACTCACCCCGAAGGACTGGGTGCCGCTAAAGCGATGCAACTAGCTCTAGCCGAAGCGGGTTTAACTATTCAGGATGTGGATTATCTGAATCCGCACGCGACGTCTACGCCCGTTGGTGATTTGTCCGAAATCAAAGCGATTCTCCGACTGGCCGGGACGCCCCCACCCACCTTACACATCAGTGCGACCAAATCAATCACGGGCCATTTGATGGGGGCTGCGGGGGCTATTGAAGCGATTATTTGCCTGTTGTCGATGCGCGACAATGTTATTCCACCGACCATTAATACGACGGAATTAGACCCGGCTATTCCTAAGGATGTATCCATTGTGCTGGGTGAAGCCAGATCCGCCCGTGTCAATACGACCTTAAGCAACGCCTTTGGCTTTGGTGGGCATAACGCAACGGTCATATTCCAGAAAGTGTGA
- a CDS encoding alpha/beta hydrolase domain-containing protein, with product MTSLNSPLFRSFFAASLSIAILFVNPVHARIIRIEITTRQTPTFDGKVFRSVGGYEKLRGKAYGELDPNSPQNALITDLKLAPRNARGMVEYAMDIYILKPIDLSKGAHKLFLEVNNRGGKLFGGFNKSSGGNDPTTATDAGEGFLMNRGYTLVWNGWDPSAAPTNNNLTLTVPIAKQADGSPITGPSYEYIVYDNAISTGYTLAYPTATRAKNQATLTVRQHLSDPPTVVPAEGWEFVDDRTIRLLPAGTPFRQSAIYEFSYTARDPIVAGIGFAATRDFVSFLRYATTDDAGNPNPLVNDVQFTYSFAISQPARYLNDFQTLGFNADEQGRRVLDGIENWLGGGSGIGLNVRFAQPSRTERNRQNHLYPEAPFPFAYPVLTDPLTGKTAGRLGACTTSHTCPKVVEVNSANEYWVKAASLLHTDPKGNDLPDPDNVRFFLVSGAQHGAGNGSSRGICQQFQNPTNAEPLLRALFVALDNWVTKGIAPPPSAVPRQSAGTAVVAVPQPGSQTGLIPQATLGWPTIPGVTYTGLITTRYQLDFGRATEPGILAINPPTLDGRPIYTNFVSKVDADGNEIAGIRLPPVAVPIATTTGWALRRAEYGENEGCEGAGQQIPFKATKAERLAANDPRLSLEERYHSHEGYVKAVTASVQSLQQQRLLLPEDAQQYIHDAEVSVVLK from the coding sequence ATGACCAGCCTGAACTCTCCCCTATTCCGTTCTTTTTTTGCCGCCAGCCTTTCCATCGCTATACTGTTTGTAAACCCTGTTCATGCCCGCATCATCCGTATCGAGATCACAACCCGCCAAACGCCAACGTTCGACGGGAAAGTGTTTAGGAGCGTGGGGGGCTATGAAAAACTTCGGGGAAAAGCCTACGGCGAACTTGACCCAAACAGTCCACAAAATGCACTGATTACTGACCTCAAGCTGGCTCCTCGCAATGCCAGAGGGATGGTCGAGTATGCAATGGATATTTATATTCTGAAACCGATTGACCTGTCAAAAGGAGCGCACAAGTTATTTCTGGAAGTAAACAACCGAGGAGGGAAGTTATTCGGCGGATTCAACAAGAGTAGTGGCGGTAATGACCCAACAACAGCCACCGATGCCGGCGAAGGCTTCCTGATGAATCGAGGCTACACGCTGGTCTGGAATGGCTGGGACCCATCAGCCGCCCCCACAAATAACAACCTAACCTTGACCGTACCCATTGCGAAACAGGCAGATGGCTCCCCAATCACGGGCCCATCCTACGAATACATTGTGTACGACAATGCGATCAGTACAGGTTATACCCTGGCGTATCCAACGGCTACACGCGCTAAAAATCAGGCTACGCTTACCGTTCGTCAGCATTTGTCAGATCCGCCAACAGTAGTTCCGGCTGAGGGCTGGGAATTTGTGGACGACCGAACCATTCGGCTCTTACCAGCCGGAACCCCATTCAGACAGAGTGCCATTTATGAGTTCAGCTATACCGCCCGCGACCCTATCGTTGCTGGTATTGGCTTTGCCGCTACCCGCGATTTTGTCTCGTTTCTACGCTACGCCACTACCGACGATGCCGGAAATCCCAATCCACTCGTCAACGACGTACAGTTTACCTACTCGTTCGCTATTTCACAACCCGCCCGCTATCTGAATGACTTTCAAACGCTGGGGTTTAACGCCGATGAACAAGGGCGACGGGTTCTGGATGGTATCGAAAACTGGCTGGGTGGCGGCAGTGGCATTGGCTTGAATGTTCGCTTTGCGCAACCCTCCCGAACCGAACGAAACCGGCAGAACCATCTGTATCCTGAAGCCCCGTTCCCATTTGCCTACCCCGTACTCACTGACCCATTGACAGGTAAAACTGCTGGTCGGCTGGGAGCCTGTACAACCAGCCATACGTGCCCCAAAGTCGTTGAGGTCAACTCGGCCAACGAATACTGGGTGAAAGCCGCATCACTACTGCATACTGACCCGAAAGGTAATGACTTACCCGACCCCGATAATGTTCGATTCTTTCTGGTATCGGGCGCGCAACATGGCGCCGGGAACGGGTCTTCGCGGGGGATATGCCAGCAATTTCAGAATCCGACCAATGCCGAACCACTGCTTCGGGCCCTATTCGTGGCCCTCGACAACTGGGTTACGAAAGGGATTGCTCCTCCTCCAAGTGCTGTACCACGCCAATCGGCCGGAACGGCGGTAGTAGCCGTTCCTCAACCCGGCTCCCAAACGGGGCTGATTCCGCAAGCTACCCTAGGCTGGCCAACCATACCCGGCGTTACCTATACTGGCCTGATAACCACCCGCTATCAACTCGATTTTGGCCGGGCAACCGAACCGGGTATTCTCGCTATCAATCCTCCGACACTAGACGGGCGACCTATTTACACCAATTTTGTGTCGAAAGTTGATGCCGATGGAAACGAGATCGCTGGCATACGGTTACCACCCGTTGCGGTTCCAATTGCGACCACAACAGGCTGGGCACTCCGCCGGGCCGAGTATGGCGAAAATGAAGGCTGTGAAGGTGCCGGGCAACAGATTCCATTCAAAGCCACGAAAGCCGAACGACTAGCTGCCAACGATCCTCGGTTATCGCTGGAAGAACGATACCATTCTCATGAAGGTTACGTGAAGGCCGTTACGGCATCGGTACAAAGCTTACAGCAACAGCGACTGCTTTTACCCGAAGATGCTCAGCAATACATTCACGATGCGGAAGTCAGTGTGGTCCTGAAATAA
- a CDS encoding alpha/beta hydrolase, with translation MKLITKKLLRRIWIGAGLLFTAWNFISFQAHGVDEEIMTSTAAITVKQTDDFLGFIPQGAKRQVLIFFPGAMVDPTAYAPLARHVAEAGYATYIIKMPWRLATYGYKRINTLAEFADTTKQYVLGGHSQGAKMAAQYVYEYPGKMAGLILMGTSHPRDISLSNSTIPIMKVSATNDGLASPWEVAQNKNKLPAHTEFVVIEGGNHAQFGYYGSQLGDDTPTLSRAEQQNRCEQAIVRFLQHL, from the coding sequence ATGAAGTTGATCACGAAGAAATTACTACGTCGAATCTGGATTGGGGCAGGGCTTCTGTTTACTGCCTGGAATTTTATATCCTTTCAGGCTCATGGGGTCGATGAAGAGATTATGACTTCTACGGCTGCTATAACTGTAAAGCAAACAGATGATTTTCTTGGGTTTATCCCTCAGGGGGCTAAACGGCAGGTTCTGATTTTCTTTCCTGGAGCCATGGTTGACCCAACGGCCTATGCGCCCCTGGCTCGTCATGTTGCAGAAGCAGGCTACGCAACCTACATTATCAAAATGCCCTGGCGACTGGCGACATACGGGTATAAACGAATCAATACACTGGCCGAGTTCGCCGATACTACAAAGCAGTACGTGCTGGGTGGACATTCGCAGGGAGCTAAAATGGCGGCTCAATACGTGTATGAGTATCCCGGTAAAATGGCGGGATTAATCCTGATGGGCACATCGCACCCCCGCGATATAAGCCTCTCGAACAGTACCATACCCATCATGAAAGTATCGGCAACGAACGATGGCCTGGCCAGTCCTTGGGAAGTAGCTCAAAATAAAAATAAGTTGCCTGCTCATACTGAGTTTGTTGTCATAGAGGGTGGGAATCACGCTCAGTTTGGCTACTACGGTTCGCAACTGGGCGACGATACGCCTACGCTCTCCCGCGCTGAACAACAGAATCGTTGCGAACAGGCTATCGTACGGTTTCTGCAGCATTTGTAA
- a CDS encoding SDR family oxidoreductase translates to MKTTQNTVLITGGSAGIGFEIAKLFDQKGNHVIITGRDENRLKKAAAQLQNVTAIVSDVTNEADVNRLVNQLYADFPKLNILINNAGKAFYYQQAAQANAFEKAGDEMLTNYLSVIRLTEKLVDLLNRQEEAAIVNVTSIVALAPSHRMATYGASKAALHSYTQSLRITLERSSTTKVFELMPPLVDTDFSQEIGGATNGIAPSVVAADLLHALENNEYEIHVGLTAQVYELARKSPADALAAMNA, encoded by the coding sequence ATGAAAACGACTCAGAATACTGTCCTGATTACGGGAGGAAGCGCCGGTATCGGCTTTGAAATCGCTAAACTGTTCGATCAGAAAGGCAACCATGTAATTATCACCGGTCGGGATGAAAACCGTTTGAAAAAAGCGGCTGCTCAACTCCAGAACGTTACGGCGATTGTGAGTGACGTGACGAATGAGGCCGATGTGAACCGTCTGGTTAACCAGCTTTACGCCGACTTTCCGAAGTTGAATATCCTGATTAACAATGCGGGTAAAGCGTTCTATTATCAACAGGCAGCTCAAGCCAATGCGTTTGAAAAAGCGGGCGATGAGATGCTGACCAATTACCTGTCGGTTATTCGGCTGACGGAAAAACTAGTCGATCTATTGAATAGGCAGGAAGAAGCCGCTATTGTCAATGTAACGTCAATTGTGGCGCTTGCCCCCAGTCATCGGATGGCAACTTATGGAGCGAGTAAGGCCGCTTTGCACTCGTATACCCAGTCGTTACGGATTACGCTGGAACGGAGTTCAACCACCAAAGTTTTTGAATTGATGCCCCCGCTGGTCGATACCGACTTTTCGCAGGAAATTGGCGGAGCTACCAATGGTATCGCGCCATCGGTGGTAGCTGCTGATCTGCTCCATGCCCTTGAAAACAACGAGTATGAAATTCACGTCGGGCTCACGGCTCAGGTATATGAGTTAGCCCGAAAATCACCCGCCGATGCCCTGGCCGCTATGAATGCGTAG
- a CDS encoding substrate-binding domain-containing protein, whose amino-acid sequence MHDSPWWPANCCASATGNRVSMRLLIGLLVLITGLFLGGCQSKPETRTYRIGFSQCTGGDEWRKTMLTDVKRELGFHPNYTLLYEDAGNSTSRQISQVQSLVERGIDLLIISPNESKPFTKVIEAVFRQGIPVILLDRKIDSESYNAYIGGDNLQLGRMAGTFIANQLNGKGRIVEVWGLPSSSPAQERHKGLQEILTKYPGIEVVKELNGHWERDTVRRVIASELDGLKNVDLLFAHNDVMAMGAYDVYRKAGLQQQLNFVGIDALPGPSAGMQAVTDGVLKASFLYPTGGEEAIKTAVRILEGKSVDREQILNSIQVDASNVYALKAQSDKLLAQQADIEKQSRRIDVLTQTYISQKNTLYLILAILLVALLLGGWALYLYRSKQAAYQTLEKQNQEILDQKDEIERVSQQARLATEEKLRFYSYISHEFNTPLSLILTPTEDLLGKKTVAPHELKNGLLLVQKNAYRLLRLVDQMLDLRKSDVGKQHLRASEQDLVAFVRDIVFDFRRKAEKQRIDLQLITTLSSLPIWFDAEKLDKVLFNLLSNAFKYTPRGGLIHVRLELLGGQVRIQVEDNGQGMSAEERDHAFDLFYSGSQPFSLSKGIGLALSMEFVQLHRGDISVQSAQGEGTTFTILLPLGNRHLQPDEIVPTSSQRTLPRLPVEEDADEVSQPVSLAGSKQTGTLLVIEDNDDLRTFLTTRLGSEFDVIADSTAEKGWERTLEVIPDLIISDVMLSGMDGLQLTQRIKADLRTAHIPVILLTANKQMEHQIEGVRAGADMYLTKPFNATYLIETIRTLLANRQKGQQRFASDFVPQAGGSREEKKFLNELTRLIEQSLSDPGFGVEKLSREMGISRVQLYRKVQAQLDRNVIDYINDIRLKRAKYLLRETTRTMADIATETGFNSAAYFTTFFKQHTKKTPSEYRKSPVEV is encoded by the coding sequence ATGCATGATTCCCCCTGGTGGCCTGCCAATTGTTGTGCGTCTGCGACGGGCAATCGTGTGTCGATGAGGTTGTTGATTGGGCTGCTGGTTTTAATAACCGGACTCTTCCTGGGCGGATGCCAGTCTAAACCCGAAACGCGTACCTATCGGATTGGTTTTTCGCAGTGTACTGGGGGCGATGAGTGGCGGAAAACCATGCTGACCGATGTGAAGCGGGAACTAGGGTTCCATCCGAACTATACGTTACTTTACGAAGACGCGGGCAATAGCACAAGTCGGCAAATCAGTCAGGTGCAATCGCTGGTTGAGCGCGGAATCGACTTGCTAATTATTTCACCCAACGAAAGCAAGCCGTTTACCAAGGTGATCGAAGCTGTCTTTAGGCAGGGTATTCCCGTTATTCTGTTGGATCGTAAGATTGATTCTGAGTCGTACAATGCCTACATCGGTGGCGACAATCTGCAACTTGGTCGAATGGCGGGGACGTTCATTGCCAATCAGTTGAATGGGAAAGGACGTATCGTTGAGGTATGGGGTTTACCCAGTTCGTCGCCCGCCCAGGAACGGCATAAAGGCTTACAGGAGATTTTGACGAAATACCCAGGCATTGAAGTCGTCAAAGAGTTGAATGGGCACTGGGAGCGCGATACCGTTCGGCGGGTGATTGCTTCGGAATTGGATGGGCTGAAAAACGTGGATCTGCTTTTTGCGCATAATGATGTGATGGCGATGGGCGCTTACGACGTTTACCGAAAAGCCGGCTTGCAGCAACAGCTAAACTTCGTGGGTATCGACGCCTTGCCTGGGCCGAGCGCCGGGATGCAGGCCGTGACAGATGGTGTTCTGAAAGCCAGTTTTCTGTATCCGACGGGGGGCGAAGAAGCGATCAAAACGGCCGTTCGGATTCTGGAGGGTAAATCGGTCGATCGGGAACAGATCTTAAACTCGATTCAGGTCGATGCCTCGAATGTGTACGCACTGAAAGCCCAGAGCGATAAATTGCTGGCGCAACAGGCCGATATTGAGAAACAGAGTCGTCGGATTGATGTGCTAACGCAAACATATATCTCGCAGAAGAACACGTTGTATCTGATTCTGGCGATACTGCTTGTGGCGCTGCTGCTTGGAGGGTGGGCCTTGTATTTGTACCGATCCAAGCAGGCAGCGTATCAGACGCTGGAAAAGCAGAATCAGGAAATACTCGATCAAAAAGATGAAATCGAACGGGTATCGCAGCAGGCACGGCTGGCTACCGAAGAAAAACTACGCTTTTATTCCTACATCTCTCATGAGTTTAATACCCCGCTGAGCCTGATTCTGACCCCAACAGAAGACTTACTTGGCAAAAAAACGGTGGCTCCTCATGAGCTGAAAAACGGGCTGTTGCTGGTACAGAAAAATGCGTATAGGCTTCTCCGGTTGGTCGATCAGATGCTCGATCTGCGTAAATCGGATGTGGGTAAACAGCACCTGAGAGCCAGTGAGCAGGACTTGGTTGCGTTTGTGCGCGACATTGTATTCGACTTTCGGCGGAAGGCCGAGAAGCAACGAATCGACCTGCAACTAATAACCACCCTGAGTAGTCTGCCCATTTGGTTCGATGCCGAAAAACTGGACAAGGTGCTGTTTAACCTACTGTCGAACGCCTTCAAATACACACCCAGAGGAGGCTTGATACACGTTCGGCTGGAGCTGTTAGGTGGTCAGGTACGCATTCAGGTTGAGGACAATGGACAGGGAATGTCGGCCGAGGAACGTGACCATGCGTTTGACCTGTTCTACAGTGGTAGCCAGCCGTTTAGTCTCTCCAAGGGAATTGGCCTGGCCCTGTCGATGGAGTTTGTTCAACTGCATCGGGGTGACATCAGTGTGCAGTCGGCGCAGGGAGAAGGAACGACGTTTACGATTTTGCTTCCCTTGGGCAATCGTCATCTCCAGCCCGACGAAATCGTTCCTACAAGTAGCCAGCGCACGTTGCCCCGTTTGCCCGTTGAGGAAGACGCTGATGAAGTATCGCAGCCTGTTTCTCTTGCCGGATCGAAACAAACGGGAACGCTGCTTGTGATTGAGGATAACGACGATCTGCGGACGTTTCTGACAACACGGCTGGGGAGTGAGTTCGATGTGATTGCCGACAGTACGGCCGAAAAAGGGTGGGAACGAACCCTGGAGGTAATTCCAGACCTGATTATCAGCGATGTGATGTTGTCCGGTATGGATGGGTTACAACTGACTCAGCGAATTAAAGCGGATCTGCGCACCGCCCATATCCCGGTTATTCTGCTGACGGCGAATAAACAGATGGAACACCAGATTGAGGGCGTTCGGGCCGGAGCCGATATGTATCTGACAAAGCCCTTCAATGCAACCTACCTGATCGAAACCATCCGCACGCTGCTGGCCAATCGGCAGAAAGGGCAACAACGGTTTGCCTCTGATTTTGTTCCTCAAGCGGGAGGGAGTCGGGAAGAAAAGAAATTCTTGAACGAATTGACCCGGCTCATTGAGCAGAGCCTGAGCGATCCGGGCTTTGGTGTCGAGAAATTAAGTCGTGAAATGGGCATTTCGCGGGTGCAGTTATACCGGAAAGTACAGGCGCAACTGGATAGGAACGTGATTGACTACATCAACGATATCCGGCTGAAACGGGCTAAATACCTGTTGCGCGAAACGACCCGAACGATGGCCGATATTGCTACTGAAACAGGCTTTAATTCGGCAGCTTATTTCACTACGTTCTTTAAACAGCATACGAAGAAAACCCCTTCCGAGTATCGCAAATCGCCCGTGGAGGTCTGA